CGCCTTCGAGCAGCAGAACGGCAGCATGCTCGAGAACTACGTCGGCAGCGGCGACATCACGCTCGGGGTCTACCCCCTGAACTTCCTCGATGCGGCCTCGCTCGGCAGCAAGTACTCGACCCGCGCCGGCAACCTGTTCAGCTGCGTCGTCGAGGAGCAGCCCGACGTGGCGTTCAAGCTGCACAACCGCCTGTTGAGCGCGGAGGTGCAGCCCGCTGAGAACACGACCGGGCTCACCGATGACCAGCTGCTGGAGGAGGCCGAAGCCGCCGGCGCCGAGCTGACCACCGAGCTGCGCCAGTGCGTCAAGGACGTGCGCTTCGGCAACTTCATCGCCACGAACTACAAGGCCGCGAGCGAGACCGGCCTGCTCGGCCTCGCCAAGGGTGCGCAGATCCTCGGCCCCGATGGGGCGACCCTGCAGGAGGCGGGCACCCCGCAGCGCCTGGTCAGCACCCCCACCGTGATCGTCAACGGTCAGCAGTGGAACCAGGCACGCGACGGTGCCCTGGAGTCCTACCTGCTGAAGGTCAAGGGCGAGCTGGAGCAGAAGAACGGT
Above is a genomic segment from Leucobacter rhizosphaerae containing:
- a CDS encoding DsbA family protein, which codes for MANENSGRLTKNERRAQGREQARLAREQEKKREKRNRLFLQGGVVLGVIAVLAIVGVVLAQSMKPAGPGPANMASGAAIFGKDLAVVESPALQPGDERTAPEVNRDELPLDVTIYVDYMCPACGAFEQQNGSMLENYVGSGDITLGVYPLNFLDAASLGSKYSTRAGNLFSCVVEEQPDVAFKLHNRLLSAEVQPAENTTGLTDDQLLEEAEAAGAELTTELRQCVKDVRFGNFIATNYKAASETGLLGLAKGAQILGPDGATLQEAGTPQRLVSTPTVIVNGQQWNQARDGALESYLLKVKGELEQKNGDSEEDSETE